The sequence GCTGCCCGCGCCGCTGGCCCCGGAGATCGCCGCGGCCGAAGCCGGCGTTGAGCTCTCGATGCCGCCACTGCTGGCTGCCTTCGGGCATCTGCGCGACGAAGCGGACACCGTGGTGGTGGAAGGTGTTGGCGGCTGGTTGGCGCCACTCTCCGCCACGCTGGACCAGGCCGACCTGGTGCACGCGCTGCAGTTGCCGGTGGTGATGGTGGTCGGTATGCGCCTGGGCTGCCTCAACCACGCGCGACTGACTGCGCAGGCGATTGCCGCCTCCGGCGCGTGCTGCATCGGCTGGATCGCCAACGAGGTCGATCCGCAGATGGCGCGCCGCGACGAGAACTTCGCCCTGCTGCAGGCGCGGCTGCCGATGCCGTGCTGGGGCCGGCTGCCATACGCCCCGGGCGCCGACCCGGCCAGCATCGCCGCGCATCTGGCCATTGCCGGCAGCGGTCGCGAATGAGCGGATAAAAAAAGGCCCGGCAGAGGGAGGGATCTGTCGGGCCTTTGGATTGCATGGGGGGAGGGGACCCATGCAAATTCGGTTGTAGGTACGTCAACGCGCCTTGCGTGTTTTCCCGGTCGCGGCCGGGGAGCGGACCAATTCGCCCAGCGCCTCGCTGGTCTTCAGGCCCAGTCCCAGCACCTCTTGGCTGGCCGTGGCCAGGCGCTCGAGGTTGTCACGGGCAAGCTGCAGGCCCTTGGGCAGCAGCTCGCTGTAACCGTCATTGCCCGCTTCGACTACCTCGCCGAGGAATCCGGCAGTGGCAGTGGCGTTCTTCTCGAAGGTCTTCAACTGCACGCCAAAGGCACTTTCGGCCGTTTCCAGCGCCAGGCGGTTGGCCCGGGTGGCGGCAGCGGCGAACTGCTGGGTGTAGCTGCTGAAGGCTTCGTTGAACTGGGCGGACATCGGGTGATCTCCGGAAACAACGCTGTTGCAATGCAACATACGCCCTTTCTGGTGCGATGCAACAGATATTTCGCGATCCGCCCGGAGCAGTTCATTCGATGTTCTGAAACCATGAACCGCGTCGCGTTTTCACAGCGTTTGGCGGCTCAGCCGCGGTAGCGGCAGCCCGAGGTGCAGGTTTCGTGCACGGTCACCTCGCTCAGTTGCGGCAGCGCCGGCTTCAGCCGGTCCCAGATCCACATCGCCAGCACCTCGCTGGTCGGGTTCTCCAGCCCCGGGATGTCATTGAGGTAGTGGTGGTCGAGCTGGTCGTACAGCGGCTGGAAGGCGGCCTTGAGGTCGCCGAAGTCCATGATCCAGCCGGTGTCCGGGCCGGGTTCGCCGGCCACCTCGATGCGCACGCGGAACGAATGGCCGTGCAGCCGCGCGCACTTGTGGCCCGGCGGGACATTGGGCAGGCGGTGGGCCGCTTCCAGGGTGAAGTCTTTGAAGATTTCCATGCGCCAAGTTTAAGCGCGTGCGGGTGCGCGCCCGCATCCGACAGTGGTTGCGAATGAAATATTTGTCCATCCGGATGAAGAGATGTATGTTCTCTTATATCCGTATGAAGAGATGTCATTAGCCGTGGCTTGTTCCGGCATGACCCAATGCGGACCTCCCCCTCGTTCGTGCAGGTGCAGTCCCCGATGTTCAACAAGACCACCCTCTCGGCCGCATTGAGCGCGGCCCTGGCCACTTCATCCCCCGCTTTCGCCGAAACCGCTGCTCCTGCCGACGGCAGCAAGACCCTGGCGGCCGTGCAGGTCACCGGCTCCAACATCAAACGCACCGAAACCGAGGGCGCCAACCCGGTGCAGGTGATCAGCCAGGAGCAGATCGCCGAATCGGGCAAGCTCACCGTCGCCGACCTGCTGCGCTCGATCTCGGCCAACACCGGCAACTCGACCAACGAGACCACCAACAACGGCTGGTCCTCTGGCGCCGCCGGCATCGGCCTGCGCGGGCTGAGCACCAAGAACACGCTGATCCTGCTCAACGGCCGCCGCCTGGCCAATTACGGCTTCCCCAACGGCGGCCTGTCGGACACCTTCGTCAACCTCAACGCGCTGCCGCTGGTGGCGGTCGAGCGCATCGAGGTGCTCAAGGACGGCGCCAGCGCGGTGTATGGCTCGGACGCGGTGGCCGGCGTGGTCAACATCATCACCCGGCAAAGCTTCGAAGGGGCCGAGATCGGTGGCAGCATCGGGCGCTCGGGCGAGGGCGACATGGACACGCAGACCGTCAAGTTCGTCGGCGGCATCGGCGACCTGGACGAGGACGGCTACAACATCCTGGTCTCGCTGGAGGGCTACAACCGCGACCGCCTGGATCACAGCCAGCGCGGCCTTACCGCCTCGGGCGACTACAGCCACCTGCCCGGCGGCACCCGCAGCGGCTGGTCGGCCAAGGGCGCGCGCTTCCTGGTCGGCGGCGTGTCGGTGCCGTTCCTCGATGCCGACGGCAACTGCCCGGACGGTACCGTGCTCACCGCCAGCGCGCCGATCGACGGCCGTGCCGGCGATACCTGCGCCTACAACCTCAACGACTACAGCACCCTGATTCCCTCGACCAAGCGCTGGCAGGCCTACGTCAACGGCACCTTCCGCCTCAATGACAGCGTCGATGCGTTCGGCGAGGTGCTCTACAGCGACATCAAGGGAACCTCGTGGTTCGGCTCCAGCCCGTACTTCACGCTGGAGTCCGGTCGCTTCGCGCTCAACGCCGACACCGGCCTGGCCGAACCGATCCCGGCCATCCTGCCGGCATCCAATCCGTACAACCCGTACGGCCGCGATGTGTCGCTGGAGTACACGTTCTTCAACCTCGGCCCGACCTTCAAGACCAACCGCTCCACCGCGCTGCGCGGCGTGGGTGGCCTGCGCGGCAAGGGCGAGGTGTGGGACTGGGAAGTGGCCGCGTTCGGCGCCAGCAGCCGCGAGCGCGAAACCGTGTCCGGCGGCTTCGCCAACCGCTGGGCGCTGGCCGACGCGCTGGCAACCGGCAGCTACAACCTCGTCGATCCGGCCGCGACCCCGCAGTCGGTAATCGACTCGATCGCGTTGTCCACGCTGCGTCCGGCCGATTCCAAACTGTACGGCGTCGACGCCAAGGCCACCCGCACCCTGGCCGAACTGGAGCACGGCAGCGTCGGCTTCGCCGCCGGCTACGAGTTCCGCCACGAGAAGCTCGACTCCTGGAACCCCTGGCAGATCGACGCCGGCCTGCAGATCCGCCCGGCCATCGCCGAGGTGCACGGCGAGCGCGACGTGCATGCCGTCTACGCCGAGGTCGTGGCCCCGCTGGCGCGCGGGCTGGAAGTGGACGCGGCGGTGCGCGGCGACCACTACGACGATTTCGGCAATGCGGTCTCGCCCAAGCTGGGCGTGCGCTGGCAGCCCACCGACTGGGTGCTGCTGCGCGCATCGGCCTCGCGCGGCTTCCGTGCGCCCTCGCTGTCGGAGAACTCGAACTCGACGATGATTTCCTACACAACCTCCGGTGTGATCGACCCCTACGATCCCGACCAGCCCGGCGGCCGCGTCAGCCCGACCTTCTTCACCATCGGCAACACCGATCTGGAGCCGGAGAAGACCCGCAGTTTCAACGCCGGCGTGGTGTTCTCGCCGGGTGCCAACACCTCGCTGAGCGTGGACTGGTACAGGATCAAGGTCGACAACGTGATCGGCTCGGGCAACACCACCACCATCATCGAGCGCAACGATCCGGCGGACGTGGTGCGCGATGCCAACGGCAAGCTCCAGGCCGTGTACAACCGCTACCAGAACCTGAGCGAGCTGCAGACCTCGGGCGTGGACGTGGAGCTGCGCCAGCGCTGGGCCACGGAGAACGCCGGCACTTTCACCCTGGGCAGCGCGCTGACCTACGTGATCGACTACAAGCGCCCGCAGGTGATCGGCGGACCGCTGGTGGACTACGCCGGCTCCAACCGCGGCGCCACGCTGCCCGACACCAAGGCCACCACCACGCTGGACTGGAGCGTGGGCGACTGGCGCACGGCACTGACCTGGTACTACACCGGCGGTTACGACCAACAAGGCAGCGCCGCAGCCAGGGCGGTGCAGAAGGAAGTGGCCAGCTACAGCCAGTTCGACCTGTACCTCGGTTATGCCGGCTTCGAGGGCTGGAACCTGTACGCCAAGGTGCAGAACCTGGCCGACAGGGAGCCGCCGTTCGATGCCACCTATCCGGGCATCCGCGCGCCGTACGACTTCAGCCAGTACGACCTGCGCGGCCGCTACTTCACCGTCGGCTTCGACTACCGGTTCTGACGATCCCGATGCCGCCGGGATCCGGCGGCGGCATCCCGCTTCCAGCGCCCAGCGCAACGGCCTACGGCCGCGTAACAAAGGGGTATTACACGTGTTGCACCGTTCCTTCCGCCACTGCGCGGCCGCGCTTGCGCTGGCCGTGGCCTTCGCCGCGTCCCCGGCAAATGCACAGAACAGCTATTACTTTCCTTCCGCGCAGCAGTTCGATGCGGCGATCCCGAGCCCGGAGCAGTTCCTGGGCTATCCGATCGGCAGCCGCTATACCCGCCACGACCAGCTGGTGGCCTACTTCACCGAGCTGGCGCGGGTCTCCGACCACGTGCAGGTCGAGCGTATCGGCCAGAGCTACGAGGGGCGGCCGCTGCTGATCGTCACCGTCACCTCGCCGGGCAACCATGCGCGCAAGGCGCAGATTGCCGCGCAACGGCAGAGCGTGGTGGATCCGGCGCAGCCGGCGCTGGGCAGCGATGCGCCAGCGGTGGTCTGGCTGGGCTACAGCGTGCACGGCAACGAGACCTCCAGCGCCGAGGCGGCAATGCTCACCGCCTATTACCTGGCCGCCAACCGCGACGCCGGTACCGCGCGCTGGCTGGACGAGGCGGTGGTGGTGATCGACCCGGCGCAGAACCCCGATGGCCGCGACCGCGCCGCCAACTGGCACAACGCCTGGGGAGGCAGCCCGGCTTCGCCGGATCCGGCCGACAAGGAACACGTGGAGCCGTTCCCGCAGGGACGGGTGAACCACTACTTCACCGACCTCAACCGCGACTGGCTGGCCCTGGCCCAGGCCGACAGCTGGCCCAAGGTCGAACATTTCCATCGCTGGTATCCGAACATCCAGATCGACTTCCACGAGATGGGCAAGGACAGCACCTACTACTTCGAGCCCTCGCCCAGGAGCATGGAATCGCCGCTGCTGCCCAGCTCCAGTTACGAGGCCAACCACTGGCTGGCGCGCTTCCACGCGCAGGCGCTCGATGACATCGGTTCGCTGTACTACACCGGCGAGAACTTCGACAACTTCTCGCCGATCTATGGCTCGACCTATCCCGACTTCCACGGCGCGGTCGGCGTGACCGTGGAGCAGGCGTCCTCGCGCGGGCTGGTGCAGGAGTCGGTCAACGGCCCGCTGCATTTCAACTTCACCATCCGCAACCAGGTCGCCACCGGCCTGGCCAGCGTGCGTGGCGCGGTCGAGGACAAGGCGCGGCTGGTCGCGCTGCAGAAGGACTTCTTCCGCTCGGCGCTCAAGCAGGGCGAGGCCTATCCGGTACGCGACTGGGTGTTCGGCGACGCCAACGACAGCACGCTGACCCGGCGCCTGCTGGCGGTACTGCTGCAGCACCGGATCGAGGTGCATACGCTGGAGCGCGCGGTCGAGGTCGATGGCAAGCGCTTCGAACCGGGCTCGGCCTACGTGGTGCCGGCGCGGCAGGCGCAGTTCCGCCTGGCCCATGCCATCTTCGAGTTCACCCCGCCGGTAAAGGGCGATGTGTTCTACAGCGGCACCTCCTACGCGGTGGCACCGGCCTATGGCCTGCGCTATGCCGCCAGCAAGGGCAAGCTGCCGTCGGGCGCGCGCGTGGCCGAGGTGCCTGCAGGCAGCGGCGGTATCGCTGGCGGCAAGGCGCGTTACGCCTACGTGGTGGATGCGCGCGATTTCGGCAGTTACCGGCTGGTCGGCGGGCTGCTGGGCGAGGGCATCAGGCTGCGCAGCGCGCACCGTCCGTTCACTGCGGCCACCACTCAGGGCGAGCGCGAGTTTGGCCATGGAACGGTGATAGTGCCGGTGGCTGGGCAGGAGCTTGATGCCGCCGCGCTGCACGCGCGGGTGGATGCGATTGCCCGCCAGGCCGGGGTCACCGTGCACGTGCTGGACAGCGGCCACAGCCGCGGTGGCATCGACCTGGGCAGCGACAACGTCAAGCCGCTGCGCAAGCCGGCGGTCGCCTTGCTGGTGGGCGAGGGCGTGGCGGCGACCGAGATCGGTTCGGCCTGGTATGCGCTGGACCACGCACTGGGCCTGCCGTCGACCAGGCTGGACCTGAGCCAGCTGGCCAGCGCCGACCTCACGCGCTACACCTCCATCGTTCTCTCCGGCGGCCGTTACGACGCGGTGCCGGAAGCGGCGGTGGCCGCGCTCAAGCGCTGGATTGCAGCCGGCGGCTCGCTGGTCACCTACGGCAGCGGCGCGCGCTGGGCGATCGACAAGGGCCTGGTCGAGGCGAAGCTGCGCCAGGGCAGCGAGGACCAGCCCGAGCGCATGGATTTCGGCACGCTGCGCGACGTGTTCGCGCTGGGCCGGGTCAGCGGCAACATCCTCAGCGCCGACATCGACACCACCCATCCGCTGGGCTTTGGCGTGCAGCAACGCCGGTTCTGGGTGAACAAGGAGAGCGGGCTGGTATTCGAGCCGGGAAAGAACCCGTTCCTCAACGTCGTGCGTATCGACGCCGAGCCGGTGGTCAACGGCTACCTTGCCGAGGACAAGCGCCAGCGCGTGGCCGGTTCCAGCTACCTGCAGGTGGTGCCCACCGGCAGCGGCAACGTGGTGCTGTTCGCCGACGATCCGGCGCACCGCAAGTACTGGCATGGCAGCGAGCGCCTGCTGCTCAATGCGGTACTGCAGGCCAACCACCTCAACCCGCCTCGCCAGCGCGGTGAATGAGTTTCCGGTGCAATGTCACCGGTGAAACGAAACAAAAAAGGCCGGGCATTGCCCGGCCTTTTCATCCTGCGTGGCGCTGGTCAGCCCGCGGTGCGCGGACCGCGACCGCCACCACCGCCGCGGCGCGGGGCGCCCTGGCGCTGGCCTTCGCGGCGGGCACCGTTGCCGTCACCGCGCGGGCTGCCCGGCTGGCCGGCATGCGCACTGCGGCGCTGGCCCGGCTGGCCGTTGCGGTTGCCGCCGTTGCCGCCTGGACGACCGCCGTTGCCGCGACGCGGAGCGCGCTCGCCACCCGGTACCTCGGCCTTGCCCGGGGCGCTGTTGCCCCAGCGGATCGGCGTCTGCGGAACGAAGCCCGGCACGTCGCGGATCTCCATGTCGGTACCGAGCAGGCGCACGATCTGGCGCAGCAGCTTGGCCTCGTCCTGGGCGACCAGCGAGATCGCCTCGCCGGTGGCGCCATTGCGGCCGGTACGGCCGATGCGGTGCACGTAGTCCTCCGGCACCATCGGCAGGTCGTAGTTGATGACCTTCGGCAGCTCGTTGATGTCGATGCCGCGCGCGGCGATGTCGGTGGCCACCAGCACGGTCACGCGACCGGCCTTGAAGTCACCCAGCGCACGCAGGCGCTGGCCCTGGCTCTTGTTGCCGTGGATGGCCGCGGTCTTGATGCCGCTCTTTTCCAGGAACGTGGCCAGCTTGTCGCTGCCGTGCTTGGTCTTGGCGAACACCAGCGTCTGCACGCGGGAATCCTCGGCCAGCAGGTGCAGCAGCAGTTCGCGCTTGCGGGCGCCGTCGACCGGATGCACCTTGTGGGTGATGGTCTCGGCCACGGTGTTCTTCGGCGTGACCTGGATCTGCTCCGGGTTGCGCATGAACTCCATCGCCAGGGCCTTGATCGGCTCGGCGAAGGTGGCCGAGAACAGCAGGGTCTGGCGGTTCTGCCGCGGCAGCTTGGCGAGGATGCGCTTGATCGAGGGCAGGAAGCCCATGTCGAGCATGCGGTCGGCCTCATCCAGCACCAGGATCTCCACGCCGGACAGGTCGATCGAGCGACGCTCCAGGTGGTCGATCAGGCGGCCCGGGCAGGCGACCAGCAGGTCCACGCCGCGGCGCAGGACGTCCAGCTGGTTGCCCATGCCGACGCCGCCGTAAATGCAGGCGCTGGGGATGCGCAGGTACTTGCTGTAGCCGCGCAGGCTGTCATGCACCTGGGTGGCCAGTTCGCGGGTCGGGGCCAGCACCAAGGCGCGCGGCTTGCGCGGACCCGGGCCAACCGGCTGCGGCGAGGTGCCCAGGTGCTGCAGCAGCGGCAGGCCGAAGGCGGCGGTCTTGCCGGTACCGGTCTGTGCGCCGGCCAGCAGGTCGCGACCATCCAGGGCCAGCGGGATCGCCTGCTCCTGGATCGGGGTGGGGTTTTCGTAGCCCTGCTCGGCGAGCGCACGCAGCAGGAAGGGCGCAAGGCCCAGGGATTCAAACGACATGAGGAGCTCCAAGGAATCGCGCAGGTCCAGTGTGGACGTGCGCAACCGGCTGAAAGGCCGGCTGACTCGGAGCGTTCCCGTGAACCGCGCTGCGAGATCGGGTACAACCGGCGCGGTGCGCAGGCTGGAATGCAAGACGAAAGGCGTCGGAACGGGGGCGGGCGCTGGATCGTGAATCCGTGGCGCCGGCGATCCCTGAGGGAAACGGACGGCCGCTTGGCAGACCCGCAAAGTCTAGATGATTGTTTCGCAATGCACAAAAACCCCTGTTCAGCTTGGTGCGCTGCAGCTGGCCCGGGCTCGGGGGCATTGATTACACTTGAAACCGGTTTTTCCGCACTGGCGCAGGACACCCCATGAAGCTTGGCTCCCTGAAGGAAGGCGGCCGCGACGGCACGCTGATCGTCGTTTCCCGTGACCTCTCCCGCGGCGTACGCGCCACCGGCATCGCGCCGACCCTGCAGCGCGCGCTGGAGGACTGGAGCAACGTGGCCCCGCGCCTGAACGCGCTGTACCAGTCGCTCAACGACGGTGAAGCCGAGGGCGCGTTCGACGTGGACATGCAGGCGCTGGCCGCGCCGCTGCCGCGTGCCTACGAGTTCGTCGACGGCAGCGCCTACCTGCCGCACGTGGAGCGCGTGCGCCGCGCCCGCGGCGCCGAGGTGCCGGAAAGCTTCTACACCGACCCGCTGATGTACCAGGCCACCAGCGCCGGCTTCTACGGCCCGCGCGATGCGGTCAAGGTGACCAGCGAGGACTATGGCATCGACCTGGAAGCCGAGATCGTGGTGGTCACCGACGACGTGCCTATGGCCGTCACCCCGGAGCAGGCCGCTGGCCACATCCAGCTGGTCGGCCTGGTCAACGACGTCTCGCTGCGCAACCTGATCCCGGGCGAGCTGGCCAAGGGTTTCGGCTTCCTGCAGTCCAAGCCGCGCTCGGCGCTGAGCCCGGTGTTCGTCACCCCTGACGAGCTGGGCGATGCCTGGCGCGACAGCAAGGTGCACCTGCCGCTGCTGACCCACATCAACGGCAAGTGGTTCGGCGCGCCGGAAGCCGGCGTGGACATGCAGTTCAACTTCGCCCAGCTGGTGGCCCACGCCGCGAAGACGCGCCCGCTGTCGGCCGGCGCGATCGTCGGCTCGGGCACCATTGCCAACGAGGACACCGGCAAGGGCGCCTCCTGCTTTGCCGAGCAGCGCACCGTGGAAACCCTGCGCGACGGCAAGCCCAGCACGCCCTTCATGAGCTTCGGCGACACCGTGCGGATCGAGATGCTCGACCGCGACGGCAACAGCATCTTCGGTGCGATCGAGCAGCGCATCGAGCAGGCGCCCACGCCCTGATCCGCCCGGCGGCAGTACCCCGGCGACCGGCGGCCCCGCGCCTGCCGGTTCGGCCGGTATCGTAGTGACCCGCACTTGGGGACGAGTTTCAGCCATGGATGAAGCACTGCTGCTTTACAGCTACTGGCGCTCCAGCGCCGCCTACCGCGTGCGCATCGGCCTGAACCTGAAGTCGCTGCCGTACCGGATGCAGCCGGTCCACCTGGTGCGCGATGGTGGCCAGCAGCATGCCGCCGACTACGCCGCGCTCAATCCGCAGGAACTGGTGCCGACGCTGTGCCACGGCGAGATCGTGCTGCGGCAGTCGCTGGCCATCCTGGAATACGTGGACGAGGTCTGGCCGCAGCCGGCGCTGCTGCCGGCCGACGCCGCCGGTCGCGCCCGCGTGCGCGCGCTGGCGCAGCTGGTGGCCTGCGACATCCATCCGCTCAACAACCTGCGCGTGCTGCAGTTCTTCGACGGCACCTGGCACGTGCCGCAGTCCGAGCGCGAGGACTGGGTGGTGCACTGGATGCAGACCGGTTTCGCCGCGCTGGAGCAGTTGCTGGTCTCGCCCGCAACTGGCACGTTCTGCCACGGCGAAACACCCACGCTGGCCGACTGCTGCCTGGTGCCGCAGCTGTACAACGCCCGTCGCTTCGCCGTGGACCTGTCGCCGTATCCGACCCTGCGGCGGATCGAGCAGGCCTGCCTGGCGCTGCCGGCCTTCGACACCGCGCGTCCGGAAAACCAGCCCGACGCGGCCTGAGCGGGATCGCTCACTCGCCGCCGGTTCCGCCCGGGCGCAACTGGCGCAGGTCGTCCACGAACAACCGGTACGCTGCCTCGCGCCGCGGCCCATCGCCCTGGCGCAGCACCCAGGCCGGATGCACGGTGGCGTAGCCACGGGTGCCATCATCGAGCGTGTGCCAGCGGCCACGGTCGCGGGCCAGGTCAAAGCCGGCACCAAACACCGCCGCAGCCGCGGTCGCCCCCAGGCACACGATGATGCGAGGCCGCACGCGCGCGATCTCGCCCATCAGCCACGGCCGGCACGCCTTGACGTGGCTGCTGCCCGGGCGCT is a genomic window of Stenotrophomonas sp. Marseille-Q4652 containing:
- the bioD gene encoding dethiobiotin synthase, giving the protein MSLLPALYITGTDTGIGKTFASCALLHAFRQRGARAVGMKPVASGCERTPAGWRNEDALALQAASEPTPAYDDLNPFALPAPLAPEIAAAEAGVELSMPPLLAAFGHLRDEADTVVVEGVGGWLAPLSATLDQADLVHALQLPVVMVVGMRLGCLNHARLTAQAIAASGACCIGWIANEVDPQMARRDENFALLQARLPMPCWGRLPYAPGADPASIAAHLAIAGSGRE
- a CDS encoding phasin family protein, which codes for MSAQFNEAFSSYTQQFAAAATRANRLALETAESAFGVQLKTFEKNATATAGFLGEVVEAGNDGYSELLPKGLQLARDNLERLATASQEVLGLGLKTSEALGELVRSPAATGKTRKAR
- the queD gene encoding 6-carboxytetrahydropterin synthase QueD; the protein is MEIFKDFTLEAAHRLPNVPPGHKCARLHGHSFRVRIEVAGEPGPDTGWIMDFGDLKAAFQPLYDQLDHHYLNDIPGLENPTSEVLAMWIWDRLKPALPQLSEVTVHETCTSGCRYRG
- a CDS encoding TonB-dependent receptor; its protein translation is MFNKTTLSAALSAALATSSPAFAETAAPADGSKTLAAVQVTGSNIKRTETEGANPVQVISQEQIAESGKLTVADLLRSISANTGNSTNETTNNGWSSGAAGIGLRGLSTKNTLILLNGRRLANYGFPNGGLSDTFVNLNALPLVAVERIEVLKDGASAVYGSDAVAGVVNIITRQSFEGAEIGGSIGRSGEGDMDTQTVKFVGGIGDLDEDGYNILVSLEGYNRDRLDHSQRGLTASGDYSHLPGGTRSGWSAKGARFLVGGVSVPFLDADGNCPDGTVLTASAPIDGRAGDTCAYNLNDYSTLIPSTKRWQAYVNGTFRLNDSVDAFGEVLYSDIKGTSWFGSSPYFTLESGRFALNADTGLAEPIPAILPASNPYNPYGRDVSLEYTFFNLGPTFKTNRSTALRGVGGLRGKGEVWDWEVAAFGASSRERETVSGGFANRWALADALATGSYNLVDPAATPQSVIDSIALSTLRPADSKLYGVDAKATRTLAELEHGSVGFAAGYEFRHEKLDSWNPWQIDAGLQIRPAIAEVHGERDVHAVYAEVVAPLARGLEVDAAVRGDHYDDFGNAVSPKLGVRWQPTDWVLLRASASRGFRAPSLSENSNSTMISYTTSGVIDPYDPDQPGGRVSPTFFTIGNTDLEPEKTRSFNAGVVFSPGANTSLSVDWYRIKVDNVIGSGNTTTIIERNDPADVVRDANGKLQAVYNRYQNLSELQTSGVDVELRQRWATENAGTFTLGSALTYVIDYKRPQVIGGPLVDYAGSNRGATLPDTKATTTLDWSVGDWRTALTWYYTGGYDQQGSAAARAVQKEVASYSQFDLYLGYAGFEGWNLYAKVQNLADREPPFDATYPGIRAPYDFSQYDLRGRYFTVGFDYRF
- a CDS encoding M14 family zinc carboxypeptidase: MAFAASPANAQNSYYFPSAQQFDAAIPSPEQFLGYPIGSRYTRHDQLVAYFTELARVSDHVQVERIGQSYEGRPLLIVTVTSPGNHARKAQIAAQRQSVVDPAQPALGSDAPAVVWLGYSVHGNETSSAEAAMLTAYYLAANRDAGTARWLDEAVVVIDPAQNPDGRDRAANWHNAWGGSPASPDPADKEHVEPFPQGRVNHYFTDLNRDWLALAQADSWPKVEHFHRWYPNIQIDFHEMGKDSTYYFEPSPRSMESPLLPSSSYEANHWLARFHAQALDDIGSLYYTGENFDNFSPIYGSTYPDFHGAVGVTVEQASSRGLVQESVNGPLHFNFTIRNQVATGLASVRGAVEDKARLVALQKDFFRSALKQGEAYPVRDWVFGDANDSTLTRRLLAVLLQHRIEVHTLERAVEVDGKRFEPGSAYVVPARQAQFRLAHAIFEFTPPVKGDVFYSGTSYAVAPAYGLRYAASKGKLPSGARVAEVPAGSGGIAGGKARYAYVVDARDFGSYRLVGGLLGEGIRLRSAHRPFTAATTQGEREFGHGTVIVPVAGQELDAAALHARVDAIARQAGVTVHVLDSGHSRGGIDLGSDNVKPLRKPAVALLVGEGVAATEIGSAWYALDHALGLPSTRLDLSQLASADLTRYTSIVLSGGRYDAVPEAAVAALKRWIAAGGSLVTYGSGARWAIDKGLVEAKLRQGSEDQPERMDFGTLRDVFALGRVSGNILSADIDTTHPLGFGVQQRRFWVNKESGLVFEPGKNPFLNVVRIDAEPVVNGYLAEDKRQRVAGSSYLQVVPTGSGNVVLFADDPAHRKYWHGSERLLLNAVLQANHLNPPRQRGE
- a CDS encoding DEAD/DEAH box helicase, with the protein product MSFESLGLAPFLLRALAEQGYENPTPIQEQAIPLALDGRDLLAGAQTGTGKTAAFGLPLLQHLGTSPQPVGPGPRKPRALVLAPTRELATQVHDSLRGYSKYLRIPSACIYGGVGMGNQLDVLRRGVDLLVACPGRLIDHLERRSIDLSGVEILVLDEADRMLDMGFLPSIKRILAKLPRQNRQTLLFSATFAEPIKALAMEFMRNPEQIQVTPKNTVAETITHKVHPVDGARKRELLLHLLAEDSRVQTLVFAKTKHGSDKLATFLEKSGIKTAAIHGNKSQGQRLRALGDFKAGRVTVLVATDIAARGIDINELPKVINYDLPMVPEDYVHRIGRTGRNGATGEAISLVAQDEAKLLRQIVRLLGTDMEIRDVPGFVPQTPIRWGNSAPGKAEVPGGERAPRRGNGGRPGGNGGNRNGQPGQRRSAHAGQPGSPRGDGNGARREGQRQGAPRRGGGGGRGPRTAG
- a CDS encoding fumarylacetoacetate hydrolase family protein, giving the protein MKLGSLKEGGRDGTLIVVSRDLSRGVRATGIAPTLQRALEDWSNVAPRLNALYQSLNDGEAEGAFDVDMQALAAPLPRAYEFVDGSAYLPHVERVRRARGAEVPESFYTDPLMYQATSAGFYGPRDAVKVTSEDYGIDLEAEIVVVTDDVPMAVTPEQAAGHIQLVGLVNDVSLRNLIPGELAKGFGFLQSKPRSALSPVFVTPDELGDAWRDSKVHLPLLTHINGKWFGAPEAGVDMQFNFAQLVAHAAKTRPLSAGAIVGSGTIANEDTGKGASCFAEQRTVETLRDGKPSTPFMSFGDTVRIEMLDRDGNSIFGAIEQRIEQAPTP
- the maiA gene encoding maleylacetoacetate isomerase produces the protein MDEALLLYSYWRSSAAYRVRIGLNLKSLPYRMQPVHLVRDGGQQHAADYAALNPQELVPTLCHGEIVLRQSLAILEYVDEVWPQPALLPADAAGRARVRALAQLVACDIHPLNNLRVLQFFDGTWHVPQSEREDWVVHWMQTGFAALEQLLVSPATGTFCHGETPTLADCCLVPQLYNARRFAVDLSPYPTLRRIEQACLALPAFDTARPENQPDAA